In one window of Neofelis nebulosa isolate mNeoNeb1 chromosome 15, mNeoNeb1.pri, whole genome shotgun sequence DNA:
- the PRG4 gene encoding proteoglycan 4 isoform X8 yields MEWKILPMYLLLLSVFLIQQVSSQDLPSCAGRCGEGYSRDATCNCDYNCQHYMECCPDFKKVCTVELSCKGRCFESFARGRECDCDSECKKYGKCCSDYENFCGKVHNPPSPSSKTVPPAPGASQTIKSTTKRSPKSPNKKKTKKVIESEEITEEHSVSENQESSSSSSSSSSTIRKVKSSKNSAANKELKKKPKVKDSKKEKTPKKKPNPEPPVVDEDGSGLDNGDVKLTPTPDIPTTQRNKVTTSPKITTVKPTNPKPSLPPNSDTPKETSSTTSEETAVETKETSITNKQTSNREKEKTTSPKEKKSAEKTPAKDFEPTSKAPTTSTPKAETTTKSSAPTTTKKPVPTTPKKPAPTTKEPAPTTPKKPAPTTKEPVPTTPKKPAPTTKEPAPTTKEPTPTTPKKPAPTTKEPTPTTPKKPAPTTKEPAPTTPKKPAPTTKEPVPTTPKKPAPTTPKQPAPTTKEPTPTTPKKSAPTTPKEPASTTTKEPPPTAPTEPALTTPKEPTPTAPKEAAPTTPNKPAPITTKEPAPTAPKEPAPTTPKEPAPTAPKEAAPTTPNKPAPITTKEPAPTAPKEPAPTTPKEPAPMAPTEPAPTTPKEPVSTAPKEPSPSIPKEPAPMAPTEPAPTTPKEPAPTAPKEPAPSIPKEPAPTTPKEPAPSIPKEPAPMAPNKPAPTAPKEPAPTTPKEPAPTAPKEPAPSIPKEPAPTVPKEPAPSIPKEPAPTVPKEPAPSIPKEPAPTAPKEPAPSIPKEPAPTVPKEPAPSIPKEPAPSIPKEPAPTVPKEPAPSIPKEPAPTAPKEPAPSIPKEPAPTVPKETAPTTTKEPIPKLLKEPTPASLETPAPTNSEGSTTTTMEPPTTPKNPAESTPEFPKEPTPKALENSPKEPVIPVTKAPGVTTPEITTTAKDKTTEKDIHMTPGIMAAVPTSTPTEEKTTDSKTRITTQVTSATSSKNTPQATTLAPKVMTTTKKATTSEETMNKPEETTAAPKDRANPKVSTPKSQKPTKAPKRPTSTKKPNTIPKRRKPKTTPTPPRMTTSTVPKLHPTSSTKAILQTTTSPNQTPNSEIVEVNPNKDGDAAGEKPHTIPRPPVLTPIFIPGTDILVRGSNQDIAINSMLSDETNLCNGKPVDGLTALRNGTLVAFRGHYFWMLNPFSPPSPARKITEVWGIPSPVDTVFTRCNCEGKTFFFKDSQYWRFTNDIKDAGYPKQIVKGFGGLNGKIVAALSIAKYKERPESVYFFKRGGGIQQYIYKQEPVRKCTGRRPAINYSVYGETTQVRRRRFERAIGPSQTHTIRIRYSPIRVSYQDKGFLHNEVKMSLYWRGFPNVVTSAIALPNTRKPDGYDYYAFSKDQYYNIDEPSRTARVITTRSGRTLSNVWYNCP; encoded by the exons atttaccaAGCTGTGCAGGGAGATGTGGGGAAGGGTATTCTAGAGATGCCACCTGCAACTGTGATTATAACTGTCAACACTACATGGAGTGCTGCCCTGATTTCAAGAAAGTCTGCACTGTGG AGCTTTCCTGTAAAGGCCGCTGCTTCGAGTCCTTTGCAAGAGGGAGGGAGTGCGACTGTGACTCGGAATGTAAGAAGTATGGCAAGTGCTGTTCCGATTATGAGAATTTTTGTGGAAAAG TGCATAATCCCCCATCACCATCTTCAAAGACTGTACCTCCAGCTCCAGGAGCATCTCAAACCATCAAATCAACAACCAAACGTTCACCCAAATCACCAAACAAGAAGAAGACTAAGAAAGTTATAGAATCAGAGGAAATAACAGAAG aacattctgtttctgaaaatcaagagtcttcttcctcctcttcctcttcctcttcaactATTCGGAAAGTCAAGTCTTCCAAAAATTCAGCTGCtaataaagaattaaagaagaaaccCAAAG taaaagatagcaagaaggaaaaaactcCTAAAAAGAAACCTAACCCTGAACCACCAGTTGTAGATGAAGATGGAAGTGGACTGGACAATGGTGACGTCAAGCTCACCCCGACTCCTGACATTCCTACCACCCAACGCAATAAAGTTACCACGTCTCCCAAGATTACAACAGTCAAACCGACAAATCCAAAACCCAGTCTTCCACCTAATTCTGATACACCCAAAGAGACATCTTCAACAACCAGTGAGGAGACAGCAGTTGAAACTAAAGAGACTTCTATAACGAATAAACAGACttcaaatagagaaaaagagaagactacttcacctaaagagaaaaaaagtgcgGAGAAAACACCTGCTAAAGATTTTGAACCGACATCCAAAGCTCCTACTACATCTACACCAAAAGCTGAAACTACAACCAAATCTtctgctcccaccaccaccaagaaacCTGTTCCCACTACCCCCAAGAAGC CTGCACCCACCACCAAAGAGcctgcacccaccacccccaAGAAGCCTGCACCCACCACCAAAGAGCCTGTACCCACCACCCCCAAGAAGCCTGCACCCACCACCAAAGAGCCTGCACCCACCACCAAAGAGCCTACACCCACCACTCCCAAGAAGCCTGCACCCACGACCAAAGAGCCTACACCCACCACCCCCAAGAAGCCTGCACCCACCACCAAAGAGcctgcacccaccacccccaAGAAGCCTGCACCCACCACCAAAGAGCCTGTACCCACCACCCCCAAGAAGcctgcacccaccacccccaAGCAGCCTGCACCCACCACCAAAGAGCCTACAC CCACCACCCCCAAGAAGTCTGCTCCCACCACTCCTAAGGAGCCTGCATCCACTACCACCAAAGAACCTCCACCCACAGCCCCCACAGAGCCTGCACTCACCACTCCAAAGGAGCCTACACCCACTGCCCCCAAGGAGGCTgcacccaccacccccaacaAGCCTGCTCCTATTACCACCAAGGAACCTGCACCCACGGCCCCCAAGGAGCCTGCACCTACCACCCCCAAGGAACCTGCACCCACAGCCCCCAAGGAGGCTgcacccaccacccccaacaAGCCTGCTCCTATTACCACCAAGGAGCCTGCACCCACGGCCCCCAAGGAGCCTGCACCTACCACTCCCAAGGAACCTGCACCCATGGCCCCCACAGAGCCTGCACCCACCACTCCCAAGGAGCCTGTATCCACAGCCCCCAAGGAACCTTCTCCCAGCATTCCCAAGGAGCCTGCACCCATGGCCCCCACAGAGCCTGCACCCACCACTCCCAAGGAGCCTGCACCCACAGCCCCCAAGGAACCTGCTCCCAGCATTCCCAAGGAGCCTGCACCCACAACCCCCAAGGAACCTGCTCCAAGCATTCCCAAGGAGCCTGCACCCATGGCCCCCAACAAGCCTGCTC CCACCGCTCCCAAGGAGcctgcacccaccacccccaAGGAGCCTGCACCCACCGCCCCCAAGGAGC CTGCTCCCAGCATTCCCAAGGAGCCTGCACCCACAGTCCCCAAAGAACCTGCTCCCAGCATTCCCAAGGAGCCTGCACCCACAGTCCCCAAAGAACCTGCTCCCAGCATTCCCAAGGAGCCTGCACCCACAGCCCCCAAAGAACCTGCTCCCAGCATTCCCAAGGAGCCTGCACCCACAGTCCCCAAAGAACCTGCTCCCAGCATTCCCAAGGAGC CTGCTCCCAGCATTCCCAAGGAGCCTGCACCCACAGTCCCCAAAGAACCTGCTCCCAGCATTCCCAAGGAGCCTGCACCCACAGCCCCCAAAGAACCTGCTCCCAGCATTCCCAAGGAGCCTGCACCCACGGTCCCCAAGGAGActgctcccaccaccaccaaggagCCCATCCCCAAACTTCTCAAGGAGCCCACTCCAGCTTCTCTTGAGACACCTGCTCCAACCAACTCAGAGGGCTCTACTACAACCACCATGGAGCCTCCCACTACTCCCAAAAACCCTGCTGAATCAACTCCTGAGTTTCCCAAAGAACCCACACCAAAGGCTCTTGAAAACAGTCCCAAAGAACCTGTTATACCTGTAACTAAGGCTCCTGGAGTGACCACACCTGAAATCACTACAACAGCTAaagacaaaacaacagaaaaagacatACACATGACACCTGGAATTATGGCCGCTGTACCTACATCAACTCCGACAGAAGAAAAGACCACTGATTCCAAAACAAGAATAACCACACAAGTAACATCAGCCACATCATCCAAAAATACTCCTCAAGCCACAACTCTTGCACCCAAAGTAATGACTACAACAAAAAAGGCAACTACATCTGAAGAGACTATGAATAAACCCGAAGAAACCACAGCTGCACCAAAAGACAGAGCTAATCCTAAAGTGTCAACTCCTAAATCCCAAAAGCCAACCAAAGCACCAAAAAGGCCCACTTCTACCAAAAAGCCAAACACGATACCTaaaaggagaaaaccaaagaCTACACCAACTCCCCCAAGGATGACTACATCAACAGTGCCCAAATTACACCCCACCTCTTCCACAAAAGCCATTCTCCAAACTACCACCAGCCCCAACCAAACACCTAACTCAGAAATAGTTGAAGTAAATCCAAATAAGGATGGAGATGCTGCGGGAGAAAAACCTCACACGATCCCCAGGCCCCCTGTGTTAACTCCTATATTTATCCCAGGCACAGATATCTTAGTGAGAGGATCCAATCAAGACATTGCCATCAACTCCATGCTTTCAG acGAGACTAATTTATGCAATGGTAAGCCAGTAGATGGGCTGACTGCTTTGCGCAATGGAACACTAGTTGCATTTCGAG GTCATTATTTCTGGATGCTAAATCCATTCAGTCCACCATCTCCAGCTCGTAAAATTACTGAAGTTTGGGGTATTCCCTCCCCCGTTGATACTGTTTTTACTAGGTGCAACTGTGAAGGAAAAACTTTCTTCTTTAAg GATTCTCAGTACTGGCGTTTCACCAATGACATAAAAGATGCAGGGTATCCCAAACAAATTGTAAAAGGATTTGGAGGactaaatggaaaaatagtgGCAGCTCTCTCCATAGCTAAATACAAGGAAAGACCTGaatctgtgtattttttcaaGAGAG GTGGTGGCATTCAGCAGTATATTTATAAACAGGAACCCGTCAGAAAGTGCACTGGTAGAAGGCCTGCTATCAATTATTCAGTGTATGGAGAAACAACACAGGTTAGGAGACGTCGCTTTGAACGCGCCATAGGACCTTCTCAAACACACACCATCAGAATTCGCTATTCACCCATCAGAGTCTCTTATCAAGACAAAG GTTTCCTCcataatgaagttaaaatgagtTTATACTGGAGAGGATTTCCAAATGTGGTTACTTCAGCTATAGCACTGCCCAACACCAGAAAACCTGATGGCTATGATTATTATGCCTTTTCTAAAG aTCAATACTATAACATCGATGAACCAAGTAGAACAGCAAGAGTCATTACTACTCGTTCTGGGCGGACCTTGTCCAATGTCTGGTACAACTGTCCTTAG
- the PRG4 gene encoding proteoglycan 4 isoform X19, producing the protein MEWKILPMYLLLLSVFLIQQVSSQDLPSCAGRCGEGYSRDATCNCDYNCQHYMECCPDFKKVCTVELSCKGRCFESFARGRECDCDSECKKYGKCCSDYENFCGKVHNPPSPSSKTVPPAPGASQTIKSTTKRSPKSPNKKKTKKVIESEEITEEHSVSENQESSSSSSSSSSTIRKVKSSKNSAANKELKKKPKVKDSKKEKTPKKKPNPEPPVVDEDGSGLDNGDVKLTPTPDIPTTQRNKVTTSPKITTVKPTNPKPSLPPNSDTPKETSSTTSEETAVETKETSITNKQTSNREKEKTTSPKEKKSAEKTPAKDFEPTSKAPTTSTPKAETTTKSSAPTTTKKPVPTTPKKPAPTTPKKPAPTTKEPTPTTPKKPAPTTKEPAPTTPKKPAPTTKEPVPTTPKKPAPTTKEPAPTTKEPTPTTPKKPAPTTKEPAPTTPKKSAPTTPKEPASTTTKEPPPTAPTEPALTTPKEPTPTAPKEAAPTTPNKPAPITTKEPAPTAPKEPAPTTPKEPAPTAPKEAAPTTPNKPAPITTKEPAPTAPKEPAPTTPKEPAPMAPTEPAPTTPKEPVSTAPKEPSPSIPKEPAPMAPTEPAPTTPKEPAPTAPKEPAPSIPKEPAPTTPKEPAPSIPKEPAPMAPNKPAPTAPKEPAPTTPKEPAPTAPKEPAPSIPKEPAPTVPKEPAPSIPKEPAPTVPKEPAPSIPKEPAPTAPKEPAPSIPKEPAPTVPKEPAPSIPKEPAPSIPKEPAPTVPKEPAPSIPKEPAPTAPKEPAPSIPKEPAPTVPKETAPTTTKEPIPKLLKEPTPASLETPAPTNSEGSTTTTMEPPTTPKNPAESTPEFPKEPTPKALENSPKEPVIPVTKAPGVTTPEITTTAKDKTTEKDIHMTPGIMAAVPTSTPTEEKTTDSKTRITTQVTSATSSKNTPQATTLAPKVMTTTKKATTSEETMNKPEETTAAPKDRANPKVSTPKSQKPTKAPKRPTSTKKPNTIPKRRKPKTTPTPPRMTTSTVPKLHPTSSTKAILQTTTSPNQTPNSEIVEVNPNKDGDAAGEKPHTIPRPPVLTPIFIPGTDILVRGSNQDIAINSMLSDETNLCNGKPVDGLTALRNGTLVAFRGHYFWMLNPFSPPSPARKITEVWGIPSPVDTVFTRCNCEGKTFFFKDSQYWRFTNDIKDAGYPKQIVKGFGGLNGKIVAALSIAKYKERPESVYFFKRGGGIQQYIYKQEPVRKCTGRRPAINYSVYGETTQVRRRRFERAIGPSQTHTIRIRYSPIRVSYQDKGFLHNEVKMSLYWRGFPNVVTSAIALPNTRKPDGYDYYAFSKDQYYNIDEPSRTARVITTRSGRTLSNVWYNCP; encoded by the exons atttaccaAGCTGTGCAGGGAGATGTGGGGAAGGGTATTCTAGAGATGCCACCTGCAACTGTGATTATAACTGTCAACACTACATGGAGTGCTGCCCTGATTTCAAGAAAGTCTGCACTGTGG AGCTTTCCTGTAAAGGCCGCTGCTTCGAGTCCTTTGCAAGAGGGAGGGAGTGCGACTGTGACTCGGAATGTAAGAAGTATGGCAAGTGCTGTTCCGATTATGAGAATTTTTGTGGAAAAG TGCATAATCCCCCATCACCATCTTCAAAGACTGTACCTCCAGCTCCAGGAGCATCTCAAACCATCAAATCAACAACCAAACGTTCACCCAAATCACCAAACAAGAAGAAGACTAAGAAAGTTATAGAATCAGAGGAAATAACAGAAG aacattctgtttctgaaaatcaagagtcttcttcctcctcttcctcttcctcttcaactATTCGGAAAGTCAAGTCTTCCAAAAATTCAGCTGCtaataaagaattaaagaagaaaccCAAAG taaaagatagcaagaaggaaaaaactcCTAAAAAGAAACCTAACCCTGAACCACCAGTTGTAGATGAAGATGGAAGTGGACTGGACAATGGTGACGTCAAGCTCACCCCGACTCCTGACATTCCTACCACCCAACGCAATAAAGTTACCACGTCTCCCAAGATTACAACAGTCAAACCGACAAATCCAAAACCCAGTCTTCCACCTAATTCTGATACACCCAAAGAGACATCTTCAACAACCAGTGAGGAGACAGCAGTTGAAACTAAAGAGACTTCTATAACGAATAAACAGACttcaaatagagaaaaagagaagactacttcacctaaagagaaaaaaagtgcgGAGAAAACACCTGCTAAAGATTTTGAACCGACATCCAAAGCTCCTACTACATCTACACCAAAAGCTGAAACTACAACCAAATCTtctgctcccaccaccaccaagaaacCTGTTCCCACTACCCCCAAGAAGCCTGCACCCACCACTCCCAAGAAGCCTGCACCCACGACCAAAGAGCCTACACCCACCACCCCCAAGAAGCCTGCACCCACCACCAAAGAGcctgcacccaccacccccaAGAAGCCTGCACCCACCACCAAAGAGCCTGTACCCACCACCCCCAAGAAGCCTGCACCCACCACCAAAGAGCCTGCACCCACCACCAAAGAGCCTACACCCACCACTCCCAAGAAGCCTGCACCCACGACCAAAGAGCCT GCACCCACCACCCCCAAGAAGTCTGCTCCCACCACTCCTAAGGAGCCTGCATCCACTACCACCAAAGAACCTCCACCCACAGCCCCCACAGAGCCTGCACTCACCACTCCAAAGGAGCCTACACCCACTGCCCCCAAGGAGGCTgcacccaccacccccaacaAGCCTGCTCCTATTACCACCAAGGAACCTGCACCCACGGCCCCCAAGGAGCCTGCACCTACCACCCCCAAGGAACCTGCACCCACAGCCCCCAAGGAGGCTgcacccaccacccccaacaAGCCTGCTCCTATTACCACCAAGGAGCCTGCACCCACGGCCCCCAAGGAGCCTGCACCTACCACTCCCAAGGAACCTGCACCCATGGCCCCCACAGAGCCTGCACCCACCACTCCCAAGGAGCCTGTATCCACAGCCCCCAAGGAACCTTCTCCCAGCATTCCCAAGGAGCCTGCACCCATGGCCCCCACAGAGCCTGCACCCACCACTCCCAAGGAGCCTGCACCCACAGCCCCCAAGGAACCTGCTCCCAGCATTCCCAAGGAGCCTGCACCCACAACCCCCAAGGAACCTGCTCCAAGCATTCCCAAGGAGCCTGCACCCATGGCCCCCAACAAGCCTGCTC CCACCGCTCCCAAGGAGcctgcacccaccacccccaAGGAGCCTGCACCCACCGCCCCCAAGGAGC CTGCTCCCAGCATTCCCAAGGAGCCTGCACCCACAGTCCCCAAAGAACCTGCTCCCAGCATTCCCAAGGAGCCTGCACCCACAGTCCCCAAAGAACCTGCTCCCAGCATTCCCAAGGAGCCTGCACCCACAGCCCCCAAAGAACCTGCTCCCAGCATTCCCAAGGAGCCTGCACCCACAGTCCCCAAAGAACCTGCTCCCAGCATTCCCAAGGAGC CTGCTCCCAGCATTCCCAAGGAGCCTGCACCCACAGTCCCCAAAGAACCTGCTCCCAGCATTCCCAAGGAGCCTGCACCCACAGCCCCCAAAGAACCTGCTCCCAGCATTCCCAAGGAGCCTGCACCCACGGTCCCCAAGGAGActgctcccaccaccaccaaggagCCCATCCCCAAACTTCTCAAGGAGCCCACTCCAGCTTCTCTTGAGACACCTGCTCCAACCAACTCAGAGGGCTCTACTACAACCACCATGGAGCCTCCCACTACTCCCAAAAACCCTGCTGAATCAACTCCTGAGTTTCCCAAAGAACCCACACCAAAGGCTCTTGAAAACAGTCCCAAAGAACCTGTTATACCTGTAACTAAGGCTCCTGGAGTGACCACACCTGAAATCACTACAACAGCTAaagacaaaacaacagaaaaagacatACACATGACACCTGGAATTATGGCCGCTGTACCTACATCAACTCCGACAGAAGAAAAGACCACTGATTCCAAAACAAGAATAACCACACAAGTAACATCAGCCACATCATCCAAAAATACTCCTCAAGCCACAACTCTTGCACCCAAAGTAATGACTACAACAAAAAAGGCAACTACATCTGAAGAGACTATGAATAAACCCGAAGAAACCACAGCTGCACCAAAAGACAGAGCTAATCCTAAAGTGTCAACTCCTAAATCCCAAAAGCCAACCAAAGCACCAAAAAGGCCCACTTCTACCAAAAAGCCAAACACGATACCTaaaaggagaaaaccaaagaCTACACCAACTCCCCCAAGGATGACTACATCAACAGTGCCCAAATTACACCCCACCTCTTCCACAAAAGCCATTCTCCAAACTACCACCAGCCCCAACCAAACACCTAACTCAGAAATAGTTGAAGTAAATCCAAATAAGGATGGAGATGCTGCGGGAGAAAAACCTCACACGATCCCCAGGCCCCCTGTGTTAACTCCTATATTTATCCCAGGCACAGATATCTTAGTGAGAGGATCCAATCAAGACATTGCCATCAACTCCATGCTTTCAG acGAGACTAATTTATGCAATGGTAAGCCAGTAGATGGGCTGACTGCTTTGCGCAATGGAACACTAGTTGCATTTCGAG GTCATTATTTCTGGATGCTAAATCCATTCAGTCCACCATCTCCAGCTCGTAAAATTACTGAAGTTTGGGGTATTCCCTCCCCCGTTGATACTGTTTTTACTAGGTGCAACTGTGAAGGAAAAACTTTCTTCTTTAAg GATTCTCAGTACTGGCGTTTCACCAATGACATAAAAGATGCAGGGTATCCCAAACAAATTGTAAAAGGATTTGGAGGactaaatggaaaaatagtgGCAGCTCTCTCCATAGCTAAATACAAGGAAAGACCTGaatctgtgtattttttcaaGAGAG GTGGTGGCATTCAGCAGTATATTTATAAACAGGAACCCGTCAGAAAGTGCACTGGTAGAAGGCCTGCTATCAATTATTCAGTGTATGGAGAAACAACACAGGTTAGGAGACGTCGCTTTGAACGCGCCATAGGACCTTCTCAAACACACACCATCAGAATTCGCTATTCACCCATCAGAGTCTCTTATCAAGACAAAG GTTTCCTCcataatgaagttaaaatgagtTTATACTGGAGAGGATTTCCAAATGTGGTTACTTCAGCTATAGCACTGCCCAACACCAGAAAACCTGATGGCTATGATTATTATGCCTTTTCTAAAG aTCAATACTATAACATCGATGAACCAAGTAGAACAGCAAGAGTCATTACTACTCGTTCTGGGCGGACCTTGTCCAATGTCTGGTACAACTGTCCTTAG